GGCGTTGACGAGCAGGTTCAACGCCTGCTTGCTGCTCTTTGCGCGATTGCCCTTGTCGTCGACGACCACCGCGACATTCACACCGCGTCGCTTGGCGGCGAGCAGTGCGCGCGTGACAGGCGGCGACGTGAACGAATACGCGGCGACGCGGATCGAGCTGCGCGCGGCGCCGATCGCTTTTAGCACGAGCGCCTCGGCACCGCCGTCGGGCGAAAACGCCGATTCGACGACCTGTGTCGCGGGTGCTTCGTGGGTGGGGGCCGGCAGCCAACGCGACACGAGGTCGATCGCCTGCTGGAGCAGTGATTCACTTTGCGTCTTGCCGAAGGCGGCGAACGGAGTGGCGAGCAGGGAGGCGGCGAGACAGGCAGCGGCGAGGCGATTGCGCAACAACATCTTGGACAGCGAACAATTTCGAGACAGCGGGCCGTGAGTGTAACGCAGACGTGGCGGCCCGGTCACGCGTGGATGAGACGGGATGCGTCATCGCGATGACCGTGATGGCAGAGGCGGTGACGCAAAGTTGCGTTGTGCAGGATTCGCGTGCGTGATCGGGTTGATCAGCGGGTGGGGGCGATGGCAGCGCGCGATTGGGCGTGCGCTGGTGGCGGAGTGGGAGAGTACGAGCCCTGCGCGAGTGCAGCCGGGCGGGCTCGGCGCGGCACGCAACAGCAGCGTGAGTGCGACTAACGATCCGTGTGCGTTACGCGTTCATTCACGGATGCACGACGCTGCATCAATGCTCGTCCGCGGGCGCCCCGGCTGCCTCGGCTGCGATCCAGCCGGGGCCACGCTCCGGCTGCACGTCGTGTGCGTCGAGCGGTTCGCCGCACGCGGAGCATACGTAGACCGCATGCATCAGATGGCCGCAAGTGCGGTGACGCAGCTGCACCGGCGGCCCCTGGCCGTCGTCTTTCCAGCGGTCGCCCCACGCCGTCAGCGCGAGCAGGGTCGGGTAGAGGTCGAGCCCCTTGTCCGTCAGCCGGTATTCGAACCGCGGCGGCCGCTCCTGATACGCGCGCTTGACCAGCACGCCTTCGTCAACGAGTCGCGCGAGCCGCTCGGCCAGCACATGGCGCGTGAGGCCGAGCTGGGTCTGGAACGCGTCGAAGCGGCGGCAGCCGAGGAACGCGTTGCGGAGGATCAGCATGGTCCAGCGGTCGCCGAGCACGGCGAGCGTACGCGCGACCGAACAGTTCAGCGTGCCGATGTCATCCCATTTCATCGTCGAGTCTCTTGCATCCTTTGCTGCGGTTCAGCGAAATAGTGGGTTCGATTATAGAACCCGTCTTCGGTTGCAACGGGCCCGACCACGTTGACAACGGCAGCGGTCGTTGTCAATAATCAGTTCCAATTTAGAACTTACTCGCGCGGCAACGCGCTTTCAACCCGGAGACAACCCGATGAACCCGCTTTCCCTGTCTGGTCTCGATCTGCTGCGCGCGGCGGTATCGGGTGATGCGCCGCTCGCATCGATTTCCGAGACGATCCCGATGCGTCCGCTCGACGTCGAGCTCGGTTATGTGAAATTTTCGGCGCGGGCGGACGGCCGGCATTTGAATCCGCTCGGCGGCGTGCACGGCGGGTTCGCCGCGACGGTGCTCGACTCGGTCACCGGGTGTGCGGTGCATTCGATGCTGGATGCGGGCGTGGGCTACGGCACGGTCGATCTGCATGTGAAGATGCTGCGGCCCGTGCCGCGCGATGTCGACCTGGTCGCGGAAGGGCGCGTGATTCACCTGTCGCGCTCGCTGGGCGTCGCGGAGGGTACGCTGAAGACTGCGGACGACAAGATCGTCGCGCATGCGTCGGCAACCTGCTTCATCCAGCGGCCGCAGTAACCGCGGGCGGCAACGCCATCGCCCGGGCCGGCGCGTGAACCTCCTTGCCGGCGCCGAAGGCCGCCTGTAAGCGTAGGCGGGGCCTGTCTGAAGCGGTCGCTTCAATGTGATAGCGTTCCTGCTTTCCACCGACGCGACAGGAACAGCATGGAATACCGCACACTTGGCGATTCGGGCATCGAGGTCAGCCTGATCGGCCTGGGCACGATGACGTGGGGCGAGCAGAATTCGGAGCGCGATGCGCACGAGCAGATCGACTACGCGATCGGGCAGGGCGTCACGCTGATCGATGCCGCGGAGATGTATCCGGTGCCGCCGAAACCCGATACGCAGGGGCGCACCGAGGCGTACATCGGCACCTGGCTCGCGCAGCATCGCGCGCAGCGCGAGCGCATCGTGCTCGCGACGAAAATCGCCGGGCCGGCGCGGCAGCCGCACAATCCGCGCCATATCCGCGGCGAAGGCAACCAGTTCGACCGCAAGAACCTGACCGAAGCGCTCGACGGCAGCCTCAAGCGCCTGCAGACCGACTACGTCGATCTCTACCAGCTGCACTGGCCCGATCGCAGCACGACGACGTTCGGCCGTCCCGCCTATCCGTGGGTCGACGACGCCTATACGGTGCCGATCGAGGAAACGCTCGGCGTGCTCGCGGAATTCGTGAAGGCCGGCAAGGTGCGCGCGATCGGCGTGTCGAACGAAACGCCGTGGGGCGTCGCGCAGTTCCTGCGCGCGGCCGAGAAGCTCGGGCTGCCGCGCATCGCGAGCATCCAGAATCCGTACAGCCTGCTGAACCGCACGTTCGAGAACGGGCTGTCGGAATTCACGCACCGCGACGGCGTCGGCCTGCTCGCGTATTCGCCGCTCGCGTTCGGCTGGCTGTCCGGCAAGTACGAGAACGGCGCGCGTCCGGCCGGCGCACGCATCACGTTGTTCGAACGCTTCCAGCGCTACAGCAAGCCGCAGGCCGTCGAGGCGACGTCGCGCTATGTCGCGCTCGCGCGGCGTCACGGGTTGTCGCCTGCGCAACTCGCGCTTGCGTTCGTCAACAGCCGGCCGTTCACGCGCAGCAACCTGGTCGGGGCGACGTCACTCGAGCAGTTGAAGGAGAACATCGGCAGCGTCGACGTGAAGCTGTCCGACGAGGTCCTCGCCGAGATCGACGCGCAGCACGAACTGCAGCCGAACCCTGCGCCGTAAATGGCGCGCAGCCCGCGCGGCAGCGATGCCGCGACGGGCCGCACCGGCGGCACAGCCCTGCGCCGCCGTTTCTTCCGTTATCGCATCTTGAGCCGGGTGCGCGCCACGAACAGCGCAGCGAGGCTCAGCAGTGCGCAGCCCATCAGATAGAGCGCCGGCGACAGCCGGTTGCCGGTCGCGCTGATCAGCCAGGTGATGACGAACGGCGCGAAGCCGCCGAACACCGTGACCCCCGTGTTGTAGCTGACCGCGAGCCCCGTAGCGCGGGTCTGCGACGGGAACAGCTCGGCCATCAGCGCCGGCAGCGCGCCGCAGTACATCGCCTTCAGCGCACCGATCCAGACCAGCGCGGCGAGCATCGTCGCGAACGACGCGTGACGCGTGAGCCACGCGAACGTCGGGTACACGGTGACGAGCATCAGGACCGCCGCGACCGCCATCATGCGGATTCGCCCGGTGCGATCCGACAGATGGCCGACGATCGGCGTGACGAGCGTGAGCACGAAGCCGGTCGCGAGCGTGGCCGCGAAGCCCGTCGATGCGGGCAGCCCGAGTTGCTTGATCGCGTAAGTCGGCATGTACAGAATCATGTAGTTGATCGCGGTCGAGATGACGAGCGCGCCGATCGACAGCAGCACCCGCACCTTTTGTTGCGCGAACAGCTCGCGCACGGGCGCTTCCGAGCGCGCCTGCGTCTTGAACTCGACGCCTTCGTCGACGTAGCGGCGGATGTACAGCCCGACCGGGCCGATCGCGAGCCCGAACAGGAAAGGCACCCGCCAGCCCCAGCTTTCGAGTTGCGCGGTCGTCAGCGTGGATGTCAGCAACGCGCCGAAGCCCGATGCGAGCAGCGTCGCGAGGCCCTGGCTTGCGAACTGCCAGCTGGACATGAAACCGCGCCGCTGCGGTGCGTGCTCGACGAGAAACGCGGTCGAGCTCGCGAATTCGCCGCCCGCGGAAAAGCCCTGCATCAGCCGCGACAGCATGATCCCGAGCGGCGCGAGTATGCCGATCGACGCGTAGGTCGGCATCAGCGCAATCAGCAGCGTGCCGGCCATCATCATCGCGATCGACAGCAGCAGCGACGCCTTGCGGCCCGCGCGATCCGCGTACGCGCCGAGCACGAAGCCGCCGATCGGCCGGATCAGGTAGGACAGCCCGAACGTGCCGAGCGTAAGCATCAGCGACGTCGCTTCGCTGGTGGCGGGGAAGAACAGCTTGGCGATCGTGACCGCGAAGAAGCCGTAGACGATCAGGTCGAACCATTCGAGTGCGTTGCCGATCGACGCCGCGAAGATGATGCGCCGGATCTTCGCGGCGCTGGGGCGGGCGGCTTCCTGCGAGGTCAGGGTGGTCGTATTCATCGTGTATGCAGGTCCCGTGAAAGGGGTGAAGCGCGTTACAGGGCGGCGCCGGCCGCGGCGGGCGCCGCGCGGCGAGCGGTCGGCGCGTCGTCGCCGAGATCCCAGAAGAGGCCGGCCATCATCTGCAGCCCCTCGCTGACGACGCTTGCGAGCAGGTGCTCGTCCGGTGCGTGCTGCGAGCACGCCGGGTACGAGTGCGGTACCCACAGCGTCGGCAGCCCGAGCGTGTCGGCGAACACTTCGTTCGGCAGCGTGCCGCCGAGATTCGGCAGGATCGCGGGCTTCTTGCCGGTGGTCCGCGCGAGCGACGCGACGGCCCAGCGGACCCACGGATCGTCCGGCGGCACGCGCGTCGCCGGTGCGCCGCGTTCGACGTCGATCTCGATGTCGGCGAAGCCGTGCGCGTCGAGGTGCGCGCGCAGATGCGCGTGCAGCGCTTCCCAGTCGGTGCCG
This region of Burkholderia contaminans genomic DNA includes:
- a CDS encoding phospholipase D family protein; translation: MLLRNRLAAACLAASLLATPFAAFGKTQSESLLQQAIDLVSRWLPAPTHEAPATQVVESAFSPDGGAEALVLKAIGAARSSIRVAAYSFTSPPVTRALLAAKRRGVNVAVVVDDKGNRAKSSKQALNLLVNAGIPTRTIDAYAIHHDKYLVIDAEHVETGSFNYSASAASRNSENVVVVWNNPQLASRYLTHWQSRFDQGTPYRSSY
- a CDS encoding winged helix-turn-helix transcriptional regulator, with the protein product MKWDDIGTLNCSVARTLAVLGDRWTMLILRNAFLGCRRFDAFQTQLGLTRHVLAERLARLVDEGVLVKRAYQERPPRFEYRLTDKGLDLYPTLLALTAWGDRWKDDGQGPPVQLRHRTCGHLMHAVYVCSACGEPLDAHDVQPERGPGWIAAEAAGAPADEH
- a CDS encoding NADP(H)-dependent aldo-keto reductase, whose amino-acid sequence is MEYRTLGDSGIEVSLIGLGTMTWGEQNSERDAHEQIDYAIGQGVTLIDAAEMYPVPPKPDTQGRTEAYIGTWLAQHRAQRERIVLATKIAGPARQPHNPRHIRGEGNQFDRKNLTEALDGSLKRLQTDYVDLYQLHWPDRSTTTFGRPAYPWVDDAYTVPIEETLGVLAEFVKAGKVRAIGVSNETPWGVAQFLRAAEKLGLPRIASIQNPYSLLNRTFENGLSEFTHRDGVGLLAYSPLAFGWLSGKYENGARPAGARITLFERFQRYSKPQAVEATSRYVALARRHGLSPAQLALAFVNSRPFTRSNLVGATSLEQLKENIGSVDVKLSDEVLAEIDAQHELQPNPAP
- a CDS encoding MFS transporter, with the translated sequence MNTTTLTSQEAARPSAAKIRRIIFAASIGNALEWFDLIVYGFFAVTIAKLFFPATSEATSLMLTLGTFGLSYLIRPIGGFVLGAYADRAGRKASLLLSIAMMMAGTLLIALMPTYASIGILAPLGIMLSRLMQGFSAGGEFASSTAFLVEHAPQRRGFMSSWQFASQGLATLLASGFGALLTSTLTTAQLESWGWRVPFLFGLAIGPVGLYIRRYVDEGVEFKTQARSEAPVRELFAQQKVRVLLSIGALVISTAINYMILYMPTYAIKQLGLPASTGFAATLATGFVLTLVTPIVGHLSDRTGRIRMMAVAAVLMLVTVYPTFAWLTRHASFATMLAALVWIGALKAMYCGALPALMAELFPSQTRATGLAVSYNTGVTVFGGFAPFVITWLISATGNRLSPALYLMGCALLSLAALFVARTRLKMR
- a CDS encoding PaaI family thioesterase, which gives rise to MNPLSLSGLDLLRAAVSGDAPLASISETIPMRPLDVELGYVKFSARADGRHLNPLGGVHGGFAATVLDSVTGCAVHSMLDAGVGYGTVDLHVKMLRPVPRDVDLVAEGRVIHLSRSLGVAEGTLKTADDKIVAHASATCFIQRPQ